From the genome of Halobacterium sp. R2-5:
TGGGACTCCCGGTCGACGCGGTCCAGCGCCGCCTCCGCCGTCGCCGCGAGGAGGTCAGCGAGCTCCCGCGTCACCTCGTCGAAGGCGTCGACGTCGGTCGACCCCGCAACGAAGACGCCGTGGTTCCCGAGTGGAATGTACGCGGCACTCCGGAGGCCGGTCGCCGGATTGGTGAGCCGGTCAGCGTCGTGGACGTCCTCGAAGAATAGCGGTTCGTTTTCCACGAAGCTGTGACTGGTGAGGTCGCGGCCGTCCGCGTGGACATCCGGAAGGGGGCCGTGGGCGTCCCGCATCACCTGTGAGTAGGCGGCCGGCTGGAGGTGGTTGTCGTCGGCATCGAAGAGGTAGACGGCACTCGCGTCGAGGTCGAGAACGTCGGGAGCGTCGTCGACGACGTGCTGGGCAATCTCCCGGTGAGTCTCAGCGTACAGGAAGTCCCGAGCGGTCTCCTGCAGCGTCGCGAGTGCCCGTTCGCGCTGCTTGCGCTTCGTGATGTCACGACAGCTGTACAGCAGCGTCCCGTCCTGAATCGAGACTTCGCGCACGTTCACCAGCAGCGTGTGTTCCCGGCCGGCTTTGTCCGTGGCCGTGGTCTCGATGTTCTTCAGGACGCCGTCTTCGGCGAGGTCCTCGCGGTCGAAGAGGTCGTCGCCGAGCAGGGCCTCGATCGTCCCGAGCTCCCTGATCTCCTCGGCGGTGTACCCGAAGATGAAGTGGACGTTCGGGCAGACGTACGTGTACTCGCCGTCCTCGTCGGTCATGAGGACGGTGTCGGTCATGTTGTTGAGCGTGACGCGGTGGAGTTCCTCGGACTGCCGGAGCTCCCGTTCGAGGTCGACACGGTCGGTGATATCGACGCTGTCGACGATAATCGAGACGAGGTCGCCGCGTTCGTCAGCGACCGGCTGTACCGAGAGTTCCAGCACTCGCTCCCCAGCCACGGCACCCCGCGTGACGACGGCGCGTCCGAACTCGCCGCGGCTCGCCGTTTCGACGAGGCGACGGATGTCAGCGCTCGTCTGGTTCTCGTCGGGCCACCAGGGAAGCGTCCAGAAGGGGTCGCCGACGACGACGTCGGCATCCACGTCGATCATGTCGCGGGCGGTCTGGTTCACGCGTTTGAGCGCGCCGTCAGGGTCGAGCACCCAGGTTGCGGATCGAGTGTCGTGGAACGTGGCGTCGAACTGTCGTGCGCGTTCGCGCTGTGTCATCGACCGTTGGGCGTCTCGTAGTGCCTGCTCGGTTCGCTGCAGGGCGTCGGTGACGGTGTCGTCTAACGGGTCAGTAACGGCGATGTAGTCGGTAACGCCGGCTTCGATAGCTGTACTAGCGATCGTCTCGCTTCCGTCGGCCGTCCCCAGAATAACCGGGAGCGTTTCGGTCGTGGCTCGAACGTCGCGAACGAGAGCGACCCCCGTCGTCTCGGGGAGGGTGTGATCGGTAACGACGCAATCGATAGCTGTCTGTCCGAGCGTCTCTCGGGCCGTCGCTGCTGTCGAGACGCGATGAACGGTCGCGTCGGACTGTTCTCGGAGCGCGTCGGCGTACGCGGTTATCCACGCTGTGTCGCCGACAGCGACGATCGCGGACGAGTCGAGGACACAGTTCGAGTGAGGATTCATGGGTGGAGTGGCCAGCACTGGTCACAGAACACGAAACGGCACGCGTGGGGCGTTGATACATCAACTACTTACTACACACGCAAAACGTCCCCCATTTACTATTCAACCACTCCGAGGGGCGTGTCCGAATCCGGGACTGGTTCGTCTCCTCAAAGCGTGCGCTGTCCGACCGGCTGTTCCGTGTGTCGCGCTGATGGATGTGCGGACTGTCCTTCGACCCCCTCTCAGAAGGGATCGACTCGTTCGACTCTCTCGGGTCTCGCTACCGCCCATCAGATTACAGTAGTTTGGCGTGATTGAATGCGATTTCCCTTACGAATCGGAACGGTGGCTCACGGAGCGTGTGGCGGTTTGCTGGATTCCTCGCTCGTTCTACTAGCCCTCTCCCGGTGGCGAGCTTAGAATCCCGAATTACTGCCGTCCCGATAGTGGGCATCTTCTAGGGGGAACTGCAATAGACGACCCCTGCAATGATACAACTATGCAGGTGGCGATACTCGACGGCGTTCTCGAATCCCTCCGCATCGGGTTCGGGTTCCTCTGGACGGCGGCGTGGGCGATCATCATGGGACTCACGGTCACGAGTCTCGTCCAGGTCTACGTCTCGAAGGAGCGGATGGCACAGGTGCTGGGCGACGGCGACCTGAACGGACTCGTCAAGGCGACCGCGTTCGGCGCGGCGAGCAGCGGCTGTAGTTTCGGGGCCGTCGCCATCGCGAAGGGGTTGTTCAAGAAGGGCGCACACGCGGTGAACTTCCTCGCG
Proteins encoded in this window:
- a CDS encoding bacterio-opsin activator domain-containing protein, whose product is MNPHSNCVLDSSAIVAVGDTAWITAYADALREQSDATVHRVSTAATARETLGQTAIDCVVTDHTLPETTGVALVRDVRATTETLPVILGTADGSETIASTAIEAGVTDYIAVTDPLDDTVTDALQRTEQALRDAQRSMTQRERARQFDATFHDTRSATWVLDPDGALKRVNQTARDMIDVDADVVVGDPFWTLPWWPDENQTSADIRRLVETASRGEFGRAVVTRGAVAGERVLELSVQPVADERGDLVSIIVDSVDITDRVDLERELRQSEELHRVTLNNMTDTVLMTDEDGEYTYVCPNVHFIFGYTAEEIRELGTIEALLGDDLFDREDLAEDGVLKNIETTATDKAGREHTLLVNVREVSIQDGTLLYSCRDITKRKQRERALATLQETARDFLYAETHREIAQHVVDDAPDVLDLDASAVYLFDADDNHLQPAAYSQVMRDAHGPLPDVHADGRDLTSHSFVENEPLFFEDVHDADRLTNPATGLRSAAYIPLGNHGVFVAGSTDVDAFDEVTRELADLLAATAEAALDRVDRESQLREQDRELQRQNDQLTTLNQINETIREIDQAIVQSETREEIDHTVCERLTADGRFQFAWIGTPDSTTETLLPQAWAGTDHGYLDTQSFPVAAEGVEPAGRTAASGEVTLVSNVAADLRAASWRKDAISRDLLSVLSIPLVYNDLSYGVLTVYAETPDAFDETIQTVLAELGETIASAISASERKRALLTTSMTRVEYTVTDPSFVLAQLAHAADCTVTYEGGVQQTASGNYVFVTVEGAPLDAVVETAADLRVVENVQRIRGGDTGGVLRLQLTEPFLATELADHGAVLQSATASPVETELVIDVPGGGEARSVTQFVTQRFDDVELASKQTREQASEHGFYASVLDSLTDRQLEVLETAYYSGFFESPRTVTGEAVAESLDISPQAFYQHIRTVQRKLFAALIDDHVPVVTRRAD